From one Accipiter gentilis chromosome 3, bAccGen1.1, whole genome shotgun sequence genomic stretch:
- the LOC126037047 gene encoding homeobox protein notochord-like, which produces MPAPQPPARAGQAFTIAALLGLSPPPPPPPPLPRPPPPAPPSLWGTPPVPPPPPLADPRPLCIACCGVSPPWAARLGATGFLISKCCLPIFKAKTGKAKRVRTIFTSDQLARLEKEFARQQYMVGTERCLLASSLHLTEEQVKVWFQNRRIKWRKQSLEQQQAKLAKMGLATPQRSPDSQSHHGEEDKDFPAESEDSQENTASSPSSGTAPAQTVTKSC; this is translated from the exons AtgccggccccgcagccccccgcccggGCCGGCCAGGCCTTCACCATCGCGGCACTGCTGGGActcagccctcctcctcctcctcctcctcctcttcctcggccgCCGCCTCCAGCCCCCCCGTCGCTCTGGGGAACccccccggtgccgccgccgccgccgctcgccgaCCCCCGGCCGCTCTGCATCGCCTGCTGCGGGGTCTCGCCCCCCTGGGCTGCTCGGTTGGGGGCAACAG GCTTCCTGATCTCCAAGTGCTGCTTGCCCATCTTCAAAGCCAAGACTGGCAAAGCCAAGCGGGTCCGGACCATCTTCACCAGCGACCAGCTGGCCCGGCTGGAGAAGGAGTTTGCGCGGCAGCAGTACATGGTGGGCACGGAGAGATGCCTGCTCGCCTCCTCCCTGCACCTCACTGAAGAGCAG GTGAAAGTCTGGTTCCAAAACCGGCGGATCAAGTGGAGGAAACAAAGCCTGGAACAGCAAcaagccaaactggccaaaatgGGTTTGGCGACCCCGCAGAGGAGCCCCGACTCGCAGAGCCACCACGGCGAAGAGGACAAGGACTTCCCAGCAGAGTCGGAGGACAGCCAGGAGAATACGGCCTCCTCCCCCAGCTCAGGGACAGCACCTGCACAGACTGTGACAAAAAGCTGCTGA